In a genomic window of Candidatus Thiothrix sulfatifontis:
- a CDS encoding Fic family protein: MSPADKLAQSLSALKALQDQQRVGIQSNELTRTHRERLLQQGFLREVMKGWFIPTRPDERQGESTSWYASFWGFCHDYLNTRFGTEWCLGAEQSISLHVGNWTIPRQLLVRSPKAGNKPTALLHGTSLLDLRLEIPAPAYIQTLDGIRVMRLEVALIQCLPRQFSSNPIEMRAALAMLPDASNLLRHLLEGGNSVVAGRLAGAFRNIGRDAIADNLLATLRSAGYSVSEQDPFADRPALPLQSRSHSPYVNRLRMMWQQYRQPVIEHFNVTPNPVTDAASYLQHVEEVYLTDAYNSLSIEGYRVNTQLIEQVRSGQWNPQTNPADREHLDAMAARGYWQAFQAVKHSVAKVLQGENAGTVASHDLDTWYRELFAPSVTAGILSAVNLAGYRNHPVYIRHSQHVPPNHEAVRELLPALFELMENEPEPAVNVVLSHFFFVYIHPYMDGNGRCGRFLMNLMMAAGGYPWTVVPLAKRDEYMDALEQASVGQNIVPFTRFIAELAANQ, from the coding sequence ATGTCCCCAGCCGACAAACTGGCGCAATCCCTGAGTGCCTTGAAAGCCTTGCAAGACCAACAGCGCGTTGGCATCCAAAGCAACGAGCTAACCCGCACCCACCGCGAACGCCTGCTGCAACAAGGTTTCCTGCGCGAAGTCATGAAGGGCTGGTTCATCCCCACCCGCCCCGATGAACGCCAAGGTGAAAGCACTTCTTGGTACGCATCCTTCTGGGGTTTCTGTCACGATTATCTAAATACCCGCTTTGGCACTGAATGGTGTTTGGGCGCAGAACAATCCATCAGCCTACACGTCGGCAACTGGACAATTCCCCGGCAATTGCTGGTACGTTCCCCCAAGGCAGGCAATAAGCCGACAGCACTCTTGCATGGCACATCATTGCTAGATTTGCGCTTGGAGATTCCCGCCCCTGCATACATCCAAACCCTTGACGGTATTCGCGTTATGCGGCTGGAAGTGGCACTCATCCAATGCTTACCGCGCCAGTTCAGCAGCAATCCGATTGAAATGCGGGCAGCGTTGGCGATGTTGCCCGATGCGTCCAACCTGTTACGGCATTTGTTGGAAGGCGGCAATAGTGTCGTGGCGGGGCGTTTGGCTGGGGCGTTTCGCAATATCGGGCGAGATGCCATCGCCGATAATCTGCTTGCCACCCTACGCAGCGCGGGTTACAGCGTCAGCGAGCAAGACCCGTTTGCGGATAGGCCGGCGTTACCTTTGCAAAGCCGCAGCCATTCCCCCTATGTCAACCGCCTGCGCATGATGTGGCAGCAATACCGCCAGCCTGTCATCGAGCATTTCAACGTTACCCCCAATCCAGTCACGGATGCGGCAAGCTACCTGCAACACGTCGAAGAGGTGTACCTGACCGATGCTTACAACTCCCTTTCCATCGAAGGCTATCGGGTCAACACCCAACTGATTGAACAAGTACGCAGCGGGCAATGGAATCCGCAAACCAACCCCGCCGACCGCGAACATCTGGATGCGATGGCGGCGCGTGGTTACTGGCAAGCCTTTCAAGCGGTCAAACACAGCGTTGCCAAAGTATTGCAAGGCGAAAACGCAGGTACAGTTGCCAGCCACGATCTCGATACGTGGTATCGGGAACTGTTTGCCCCCAGCGTTACCGCCGGTATCCTGAGCGCCGTCAATCTGGCGGGCTACCGCAATCACCCCGTTTACATCCGCCATTCCCAGCACGTCCCACCCAACCACGAAGCGGTACGCGAACTCCTGCCCGCGTTGTTTGAACTCATGGAAAATGAACCCGAACCCGCCGTGAATGTGGTGCTGTCACACTTTTTCTTTGTGTACATTCACCCCTACATGGATGGCAACGGGCGCTGCGGGCGTTTCCTGATGAATCTCATGATGGCAGCAGGCGGCTACCCGTGGACAGTCGTCCCATTGGCAAAGCGCGACGAGTACATGGATGCGCTGGAACAGGCTAGCGTTGGGCAAAACATTGTGCCATTTACCCGTTTCATCGCGGAGTTAGCAGCAAACCAGTAG
- a CDS encoding helix-turn-helix transcriptional regulator encodes MPIIVNLDVMLAKRKMRSKELAERIGITEQNVSLLKSGKVKGIRFDTLQKICEVLDCQPGDILAFESEARN; translated from the coding sequence ATGCCGATTATTGTGAACCTTGATGTGATGCTCGCCAAACGCAAGATGCGCTCGAAAGAGCTGGCAGAACGCATTGGCATTACCGAACAGAATGTGTCCCTGCTCAAATCCGGCAAGGTGAAAGGCATCCGCTTTGACACCTTGCAGAAGATTTGTGAGGTGTTGGATTGCCAGCCGGGAGATATTCTGGCATTTGAATCAGAAGCGAGGAATTAA
- the alkB gene encoding DNA oxidative demethylase AlkB, translating to MNLNLFNTPPEPWTEPLSPGALVLHQYATAHTDNLLAGIHAIAAQAPFRHMQTPGGYTMSVAMTNGGTAGWITDRKGYRYSTTDPLSGQAWPAMPADFRSLAQAAALAAGFPDFQPDACLINRYPVGAKMALHQDRDERDLTAPIVSVSLGLPATFLWGGLQRSDKAAKVPLLHGDVVVWGGAARLVFHGIAPLKAGQHPLLGEARINLTFRQAL from the coding sequence ATGAACCTCAACCTCTTCAACACCCCGCCCGAACCGTGGACTGAACCCCTAAGCCCCGGTGCGCTGGTATTGCACCAATACGCCACCGCTCACACCGACAACTTGCTGGCAGGCATCCACGCGATTGCTGCCCAAGCCCCGTTCCGGCACATGCAAACGCCCGGCGGCTACACGATGTCGGTGGCGATGACCAATGGCGGCACAGCGGGCTGGATCACCGACCGCAAAGGCTACCGCTACAGCACCACCGACCCGCTGAGTGGGCAAGCCTGGCCTGCAATGCCAGCGGATTTCCGCAGTTTGGCGCAGGCCGCAGCACTGGCGGCAGGTTTCCCCGATTTCCAGCCGGATGCTTGCCTGATCAACCGCTATCCGGTGGGTGCGAAAATGGCACTGCATCAAGATCGCGACGAACGCGACCTGACCGCGCCGATTGTGTCGGTATCGTTGGGCTTGCCCGCGACGTTCTTGTGGGGCGGATTGCAGCGCAGTGACAAGGCGGCGAAAGTGCCGTTGCTGCACGGCGATGTGGTGGTGTGGGGCGGGGCAGCGCGGTTGGTGTTCCACGGCATTGCGCCACTCAAAGCGGGGCAACATCCGCTGCTGGGTGAGGCGCGTATCAACCTGACGTTTCGGCAGGCGTTGTGA
- a CDS encoding prolyl oligopeptidase family serine peptidase: protein MKHKHSRLNTLVGCLLAALLAVYSHTSTAAEEITRTLDDQRQYLLYIPSSYQATKPTPLVLFFHGGGGHMQQAANAYGWREKAEQEGFIVAFPNGTSGLRKQHLLATWNAGNCCGFARDEQVDDVGFVKQVLADIKRQVTIDSQRIFATGMSNGGMMSHRLACEMADTFRAIAAVAGTDNTQTCQPSRPIAVLHIHAKDDTHVLFDGGAGEDAFRDVSKVTDFTSVNETISRWVKRNGLNPAPQQERSIPGADLERYAANNHPAQVWLVATETGGHSWPGGKRVRGKQPSRAIDATDFIWRFFSNTSR from the coding sequence ATGAAACACAAGCACTCCCGACTTAACACTCTGGTGGGTTGCCTGCTCGCCGCATTGCTGGCTGTTTACAGCCATACCAGCACGGCAGCCGAAGAAATAACCCGCACACTTGACGACCAACGCCAATATTTATTGTACATCCCCAGCAGCTATCAAGCGACCAAGCCAACCCCACTGGTGCTGTTTTTCCACGGCGGTGGCGGACACATGCAACAGGCGGCGAATGCCTACGGTTGGCGCGAAAAGGCAGAACAGGAAGGTTTCATCGTTGCGTTCCCCAATGGCACCAGTGGCTTGCGCAAGCAACACCTGTTGGCAACGTGGAATGCGGGCAATTGCTGCGGTTTTGCCCGTGACGAGCAGGTGGATGATGTCGGTTTTGTCAAACAAGTGCTGGCCGACATTAAACGTCAGGTCACTATCGACAGCCAGCGGATTTTTGCTACCGGCATGTCGAACGGCGGGATGATGTCGCATCGGCTGGCGTGTGAAATGGCGGATACCTTCAGGGCGATTGCCGCCGTTGCTGGCACCGACAATACCCAAACCTGCCAGCCTTCGCGACCGATTGCGGTGCTGCACATCCACGCCAAAGATGACACCCATGTGTTGTTTGACGGTGGGGCGGGGGAAGATGCTTTCCGCGATGTCTCCAAGGTGACGGACTTTACGTCGGTAAATGAAACCATCAGCCGCTGGGTCAAACGCAACGGTTTGAACCCTGCACCACAACAGGAACGCAGCATTCCGGGCGCGGATCTCGAACGTTACGCCGCGAACAACCATCCGGCGCAAGTGTGGTTAGTCGCGACAGAAACGGGCGGGCATTCCTGGCCGGGTGGCAAGCGCGTCCGGGGCAAACAGCCATCGCGTGCGATTGACGCGACCGATTTTATTTGGCGGTTTTTCAGTAATACGAGTCGGTAA
- a CDS encoding AAA family ATPase produces the protein MFHNLQMITRQLYPRLVEHLAQFPAVALLGPRQAGKTTLAEVLCAQRESCLYLDLESPTDRNKLLDPEAYLSQHEDKLVILDEVQRLPELFQPLRSIHIEHFPQ, from the coding sequence ATGTTCCATAATTTGCAGATGATTACCCGACAGCTATACCCACGCCTTGTTGAACATTTGGCACAGTTTCCCGCCGTAGCCTTACTGGGGCCGCGTCAGGCCGGTAAGACAACACTGGCGGAAGTGCTGTGCGCACAGCGTGAATCCTGCCTTTACCTTGATCTGGAAAGCCCGACTGACCGCAATAAGTTGCTTGATCCCGAAGCCTATTTGAGTCAGCACGAAGACAAGTTGGTGATTCTGGATGAGGTGCAACGTTTGCCAGAACTGTTCCAGCCGTTACGCAGCATCCATATCGAACACTTCCCACAGTAA
- a CDS encoding response regulator transcription factor, whose translation MRDSTLRIMIVDDHPVVREGFAAVLREAGIQVVGMAGNGQEALTLAAELLPEMVLMDIRMPVMDGLAATQALKQQFPTLKILMLTMEDSPEYARQAMHAGAAGYLVKHSNADQLLRTIEAVRCGLFVFPPMLAAPQPKTVPLTQREIEVLQWVAKGKQSGEIARILAIETRTVETHRQNIRDKLGLRSVAELTRYAWEHDLL comes from the coding sequence ATGCGGGATTCAACATTACGCATCATGATTGTCGATGATCACCCGGTCGTGCGCGAAGGCTTTGCAGCGGTGCTGCGCGAAGCCGGTATTCAGGTGGTGGGCATGGCTGGTAATGGGCAGGAAGCGTTGACGCTGGCGGCGGAATTGCTGCCGGAGATGGTGTTGATGGATATTCGTATGCCGGTGATGGATGGTTTAGCCGCCACCCAAGCACTCAAACAGCAATTTCCCACGCTAAAAATCTTAATGTTGACGATGGAAGATTCACCGGAATACGCTCGCCAAGCGATGCACGCGGGAGCGGCGGGGTATTTGGTCAAACACAGTAATGCCGATCAGTTGTTGCGTACTATTGAGGCGGTACGTTGCGGTTTGTTTGTGTTTCCGCCCATGCTTGCAGCACCCCAACCGAAAACGGTGCCACTGACGCAGCGCGAAATTGAAGTGCTCCAGTGGGTGGCAAAAGGCAAACAAAGCGGGGAAATTGCCCGTATTCTCGCCATTGAAACCCGCACGGTTGAAACCCACCGTCAAAATATCCGCGATAAATTGGGGTTACGTTCGGTCGCGGAACTCACCCGTTATGCATGGGAGCACGATTTATTGTAA
- a CDS encoding sigma-70 family RNA polymerase sigma factor — protein sequence MHNDITSMAYDQQLFERFCKKDPRAGIEMLNAYGKRLLHYIRRSCIYNDVESAEDCVQNTWLKLLKSCGKALPDAGLWAMLCTMAKSQALDDHRKQERKKRAPEQAVLSLTQADDSELVLRDHNPNPEEWLMLLEEALVNKTKLAIFKQAFAALPDKQQQALNLQLTEGLSIKAIAARMQEKHETVRSHLRYAKEKLKRAL from the coding sequence ATGCATAACGACATTACTTCGATGGCATACGACCAACAGTTATTCGAGCGTTTTTGCAAAAAAGACCCGCGAGCCGGAATCGAAATGCTCAACGCCTATGGTAAGCGTTTATTGCACTATATCCGCCGCAGTTGCATCTACAATGATGTTGAGAGTGCTGAAGATTGTGTGCAAAACACTTGGCTAAAATTGCTGAAGTCCTGCGGTAAAGCGTTGCCTGATGCGGGTTTATGGGCAATGTTATGCACAATGGCAAAAAGTCAGGCGCTGGATGATCACCGCAAACAGGAGCGTAAAAAACGCGCACCTGAACAAGCCGTGTTGAGTCTGACGCAGGCTGACGACAGCGAATTGGTGCTAAGGGATCACAACCCGAACCCGGAGGAGTGGTTAATGTTATTGGAAGAGGCGCTGGTTAATAAGACGAAGCTGGCGATTTTCAAACAAGCGTTCGCGGCTTTGCCCGACAAGCAACAGCAAGCCTTGAATTTACAACTCACGGAAGGCTTGTCGATTAAGGCCATCGCCGCGCGGATGCAAGAGAAACACGAAACCGTGCGCTCCCATTTGCGTTATGCCAAAGAAAAATTGAAACGTGCGTTATAA
- a CDS encoding histidine kinase: protein MKWIKRVSLGMLLSSAMWSSVSATEATAKTPLIFGFSTDAAPISYLSSEGRGNEVKGFCSHFLAFLRAEQYDIPPENLRPLAEPSKRFENFAGALTQKQIGIQCGPSSRTTTRIEEQRAFNGEFSEPFFIARTRLLIRRDKINALHENPAQLTIGVLKGSDNSPVTNESAIRSFFPSATINNTFSERGKAITSLLSTEPNSIDAYAGDDVVLFDILNKEVREGGKFEQYSIESPPQGYSREEYSIVIYNAPRHTKDAPSLLKEKIDFWIQSDKAKQAVIQALTEKNIPVERVLFDADHFKAAEQLAELSLVKQDVLSDALKVLLLAEPVSAPRLLIYGLLLMAILGGLIPVYLLMRKPAKAVSATSGDTPLQRLQAEKQIVAEQLKQLSMDLHDNVKQDLVGAKTYTELAINNVIKNPEACSDYLQKLLAVVKTSIDDVREISHVIDKCANGETTHQDKLHRILEDFQAKAELNAITVIRDVQINLCTLPESVADTVFIIAREALHNIEKYAVGVTRVLVQLDKEPNAIQLIVKDDGKGLEAEQLKNAQGKGIKNMRERTERLGGQFFIDGKMGVTIRVLIPVTL, encoded by the coding sequence ATGAAGTGGATCAAGCGAGTCAGTCTGGGGATGCTGCTCAGCAGCGCAATGTGGAGCAGTGTCAGTGCAACCGAAGCAACGGCTAAAACACCGTTGATTTTTGGTTTTAGCACCGATGCCGCCCCGATCAGTTACTTGTCGAGTGAAGGCCGAGGTAACGAGGTTAAGGGTTTTTGCAGTCATTTTCTGGCATTTTTGCGGGCTGAACAGTATGACATCCCGCCTGAAAATTTGCGCCCTTTGGCAGAGCCGAGCAAGCGCTTTGAAAACTTTGCCGGAGCTTTAACCCAGAAGCAAATCGGTATTCAATGCGGCCCCTCTTCACGCACGACCACGCGCATAGAGGAACAGCGTGCGTTTAATGGGGAGTTTTCAGAGCCTTTTTTTATTGCGCGAACCCGCTTGTTGATCAGGCGTGATAAAATTAACGCTTTGCATGAAAACCCTGCTCAACTCACTATTGGCGTGCTTAAAGGTTCTGATAATTCGCCGGTTACGAATGAATCTGCTATTCGGAGTTTTTTCCCCTCCGCGACGATTAATAATACGTTTTCTGAACGGGGTAAGGCGATTACAAGTTTGTTATCCACTGAGCCAAATTCAATAGATGCTTATGCCGGTGATGATGTTGTGTTATTCGATATACTTAATAAAGAAGTGCGGGAGGGGGGCAAGTTTGAGCAGTACAGTATTGAATCGCCGCCACAGGGTTATTCCCGCGAAGAGTATTCTATTGTCATTTATAACGCACCTAGGCATACCAAAGATGCTCCCTCGTTATTGAAAGAAAAAATTGACTTCTGGATTCAAAGCGATAAAGCCAAACAAGCTGTTATTCAAGCTTTAACAGAGAAAAATATTCCGGTGGAACGTGTGCTATTCGACGCCGATCATTTTAAAGCAGCGGAGCAATTGGCAGAGCTTAGCTTGGTAAAACAGGATGTGTTAAGTGATGCGTTGAAGGTTTTGTTACTGGCTGAGCCGGTTTCTGCGCCAAGACTGTTGATTTATGGTCTGTTGCTTATGGCGATTTTAGGGGGGCTAATACCTGTGTATTTGTTGATGAGAAAGCCAGCTAAGGCAGTGTCAGCAACGTCGGGGGATACGCCGCTTCAGCGTTTACAGGCAGAAAAACAAATTGTTGCGGAGCAGTTAAAGCAGTTGTCGATGGATTTGCATGATAATGTTAAACAAGATTTGGTCGGAGCCAAAACCTATACAGAATTGGCTATCAATAATGTCATCAAAAATCCAGAAGCCTGTTCCGATTATTTGCAAAAGCTCTTGGCAGTGGTTAAAACCAGTATCGACGATGTGCGTGAAATCTCGCACGTTATTGATAAATGCGCTAATGGCGAAACCACCCATCAAGACAAACTACACCGTATTTTAGAGGATTTTCAGGCAAAAGCTGAATTAAACGCGATTACCGTAATCCGAGACGTGCAAATAAATTTATGCACCTTGCCAGAATCCGTTGCCGATACCGTGTTCATTATTGCCAGAGAAGCGCTGCATAATATCGAAAAATACGCGGTGGGTGTTACCCGTGTGTTAGTTCAGCTTGATAAAGAACCGAATGCCATACAGTTGATTGTTAAAGATGACGGCAAGGGTTTAGAGGCCGAGCAGTTAAAAAATGCTCAAGGCAAAGGCATTAAAAATATGCGCGAGCGTACTGAGCGCTTGGGCGGACAATTTTTTATTGATGGCAAAATGGGGGTAACTATTCGTGTGCTTATTCCCGTTACGTTGTGA
- a CDS encoding C2 domain-containing protein — protein sequence MKSKLLIILLFIFPLSAYAGSTVKLTITQTKANGAAWDAFSGKPDPYIKIDGTSYRGSKCQDAFTCKFSIDETILEPITVEVWDADVSEDDSAGSTFCVPQQACSTGLADIIIY from the coding sequence ATGAAATCCAAACTATTAATTATTTTATTATTTATTTTTCCTTTATCGGCATATGCGGGTTCAACGGTAAAGCTTACGATAACACAAACTAAAGCAAATGGTGCTGCTTGGGATGCCTTCTCAGGAAAACCTGATCCCTACATAAAGATTGATGGTACAAGCTACCGTGGAAGTAAATGCCAAGATGCATTTACTTGTAAGTTTTCAATTGATGAAACAATTCTAGAACCAATTACAGTTGAGGTTTGGGATGCAGATGTTTCTGAAGATGATTCTGCTGGATCAACTTTCTGTGTGCCACAACAGGCGTGTTCAACTGGTCTCGCAGATATTATTATTTATTAA
- a CDS encoding ATP-binding protein: MKIPYGESNFKKVMTDGFVYIDKTHYITTLETVGSHLFLLRPRRFGKSLFLSMLEYYYDVAYREEFATLFGRLAIGQSPTPLRNSYQVLFMDFSGIDTDEGHDTILQRINEKLDSHLQHFLRRYAYPETFQREVLAKTSPAAKMQHFWDLMSGQKLLLLIDEYDHFANSILAADMKLFLRVMGKGGFVRSFYETLKTATQRGTLDRLFVTGVTPIMLDSMTSGFNIGQNLSLHEGFNEAIGFTKTEVSGLLQPLADSCPVALEQLLADVTRWYNGYRFNIKSPETVYNANMVLYFVKNFDLRNCEYPDPMMDENIASDYGKIMGMFSIGNRDVNFAVLDELINTEAVTALQRRKFEFDKGFDRDDFISLLAYMGFVTLERKTLAGETFVIPNYAIREFYFHYFKVELERRNQISIPNQALRLAVEKLALYADIQPLMDEMVRALQLLSNRDAMGMDEKHVKVLLLTLLYQTQIYFVQSERELNRRYPDILLLERNPIAVPHQHLIELKYSKKSDKAAGWAAKKQEGMEQVQGYLQLPEIAALKNLAAWLLVTDGERVEVVTF; this comes from the coding sequence ATGAAAATCCCCTACGGCGAAAGCAATTTCAAAAAAGTCATGACGGACGGTTTTGTCTACATCGACAAAACCCACTACATCACAACCTTGGAAACCGTAGGCAGCCACTTGTTTCTGCTACGCCCGCGCCGTTTTGGTAAAAGCCTGTTTTTGTCGATGCTCGAATATTATTACGACGTGGCGTATCGGGAGGAATTCGCTACCCTGTTTGGTCGCTTGGCTATTGGGCAAAGCCCCACCCCGTTGCGCAACAGCTATCAGGTGCTGTTTATGGATTTCAGCGGCATTGATACCGACGAGGGGCATGACACGATTCTCCAGCGTATCAATGAAAAACTGGATAGCCACTTGCAACATTTTTTGCGGCGTTATGCTTATCCTGAAACGTTTCAACGCGAAGTGCTGGCGAAAACCTCACCCGCTGCCAAAATGCAGCATTTTTGGGACTTGATGTCCGGGCAAAAATTGCTGCTGCTGATCGACGAATACGACCATTTTGCCAACAGCATTCTCGCCGCTGATATGAAACTGTTCTTGCGGGTCATGGGCAAAGGCGGCTTTGTGCGCAGTTTCTACGAAACCCTCAAAACAGCCACACAACGCGGCACGCTGGATCGGCTGTTCGTCACCGGCGTTACCCCCATCATGCTCGACAGCATGACCAGCGGTTTTAACATCGGGCAAAATCTCTCGCTGCATGAAGGTTTCAACGAAGCGATTGGCTTTACCAAAACGGAAGTCAGCGGTTTGCTGCAACCGTTGGCGGACAGTTGCCCGGTGGCGTTGGAACAGTTGCTGGCGGACGTAACCCGCTGGTACAACGGCTACCGTTTCAACATCAAGTCCCCAGAAACTGTCTACAACGCCAATATGGTGCTGTATTTCGTGAAGAATTTTGATCTACGCAACTGTGAATACCCCGACCCAATGATGGATGAAAACATCGCCTCCGATTACGGCAAAATCATGGGCATGTTCAGCATTGGCAACCGCGACGTGAATTTTGCAGTGCTGGATGAGCTGATCAATACCGAGGCAGTGACCGCATTGCAACGCCGTAAATTTGAATTCGACAAAGGTTTTGATCGCGATGATTTCATTAGCCTGCTGGCCTACATGGGATTTGTCACGCTGGAACGCAAAACCTTGGCGGGTGAAACGTTCGTCATCCCCAATTACGCCATCCGCGAGTTTTACTTCCATTATTTCAAGGTAGAACTGGAACGCCGCAACCAGATCAGCATCCCCAATCAGGCATTGCGGCTGGCAGTGGAAAAGCTGGCACTGTACGCTGACATTCAGCCCTTAATGGATGAAATGGTGCGTGCCTTGCAACTGCTTTCCAACCGCGATGCGATGGGAATGGACGAAAAACACGTCAAGGTGCTGTTGCTGACGCTGTTGTACCAAACGCAAATCTATTTCGTGCAAAGCGAACGCGAACTCAACCGCCGTTACCCCGACATTTTGCTGCTGGAACGCAACCCGATAGCCGTTCCACACCAGCATTTGATTGAGCTGAAATACAGCAAAAAAAGCGACAAGGCAGCGGGTTGGGCAGCCAAAAAGCAGGAAGGCATGGAGCAGGTGCAAGGCTATTTGCAACTGCCGGAAATTGCCGCACTGAAAAACCTTGCCGCATGGCTGCTGGTGACGGATGGGGAACGGGTGGAAGTGGTTACGTTCTAA
- a CDS encoding ATP-binding protein yields the protein MKIPYGESNFKTVIGGGYVYIDKTATITQLEEAGKYLFLLRPRRFGKSLFLSMLEYYYDVAYRDEFATLFGRLAIGQNPTPLRNSYQVLFMDFSGIDTDAGHDAILQRINDKLDTYLLSFLLRYGHATEIQTKVTEKNSPAAKMEYFMDAMSGQKLLLLIDEYDHFANSILAADMKLFLRVMGKGGFVRSFYETLKTATQRGTLDRLFVTGVTPIMLDSMTSGFNIGQNLSLHEGFNEAIGFTKTEVSGLLQPLADSCPVALEQLLADVTRWYNGYRFNIKSPETVYNANMVLYFVKNFDLRRCTYPKPMMDENIASDYGKIMGMFSIGNRDENFAVLDELINQGAVQASQRRKFEFDKGFDRDDFISLLAYMGFVTLQNETLAGETFVIPNYAIREFYFHYFKVELERRNQISIPNQALRLAVEKLALYADIQPLMDEMVRALQLLSNRDAMGMDEKHVKVLLLTLLYQTQIYFVQSERELNRRYPDILLLERNPIAVPHQHLIELKYSKKSDKAAGWAAKKQEGMEQVQGYLQLPEITALQNLVAWLLVTDGERVEVVTFA from the coding sequence ATGAAAATCCCCTACGGCGAAAGCAATTTCAAAACCGTCATCGGCGGTGGTTACGTTTATATCGACAAGACCGCGACCATTACCCAGTTGGAAGAAGCAGGCAAATACTTGTTTCTGCTGCGCCCGCGCCGTTTTGGTAAAAGCCTGTTTTTGTCGATGCTCGAATATTACTACGACGTGGCGTATCGGGATGAATTCGCTACCCTGTTTGGTCGCTTGGCTATTGGACAGAATCCCACCCCGTTGCGCAATAGCTATCAGGTGCTGTTTATGGATTTCAGCGGCATTGATACCGATGCAGGGCATGATGCCATTTTGCAACGTATCAATGACAAACTGGACACTTACCTCTTGAGTTTTTTGCTGCGGTATGGCCACGCGACCGAAATACAAACCAAGGTCACTGAAAAAAACTCTCCCGCAGCCAAGATGGAATATTTCATGGATGCGATGTCCGGGCAAAAATTGCTGCTGCTGATCGACGAATACGACCATTTTGCCAACAGCATTCTCGCCGCTGATATGAAACTGTTCTTGCGGGTCATGGGCAAAGGCGGCTTTGTGCGCAGCTTCTACGAAACGCTCAAAACCGCTACACAACGCGGCACGCTGGATCGGCTGTTCGTCACCGGCGTTACCCCCATCATGCTCGACAGCATGACCAGCGGTTTCAACATCGGGCAAAATCTCTCGCTGCATGAAGGTTTCAATGAAGCGATTGGCTTTACCAAAACGGAAGTCAGCGGTTTGCTGCAACCGTTGGCGGATAGTTGCCCTGTGGCGTTGGAACAGTTGCTGGCAGACGTCACCCGCTGGTACAACGGCTACCGTTTCAACATCAAGTCCCCGGAAACGGTCTACAACGCCAATATGGTGTTGTATTTCGTGAAGAATTTTGATTTACGCCGTTGTACCTACCCCAAGCCGATGATGGATGAAAATATTGCCTCCGATTACGGCAAAATCATGGGCATGTTCAGCATTGGTAATCGTGATGAAAATTTCGCAGTGCTGGATGAGCTGATTAATCAGGGCGCAGTGCAGGCTTCACAACGCCGCAAATTTGAATTCGACAAAGGGTTTGATCGCGATGATTTCATCAGCTTACTCGCCTATATGGGCTTTGTGACCCTACAAAATGAAACCTTGGCGGGTGAAACGTTCGTCATTCCCAATTACGCCATCCGCGAGTTTTACTTCCATTATTTCAAGGTCGAACTGGAACGCCGCAACCAGATCAGCATCCCCAATCAGGCATTACGGTTGGCGGTAGAAAAGCTGGCACTGTACGCCGACATTCAGCCCTTGATGGATGAGATGGTGCGTGCCTTGCAACTGCTTTCCAACCGCGATGCGATGGGGATGGATGAAAAGCACGTCAAAGTGCTCCTGCTGACGCTGTTGTACCAGACGCAAATCTATTTCGTGCAAAGCGAGCGCGAACTCAACCGCCGTTACCCCGATATTTTGCTGCTGGAACGCAACCCCATCGCCGTTCCACACCAGCATTTGATCGAGCTGAAATACAGCAAAAAAAGCGACAAGGCAGCGGGGTGGGCAGCCAAAAAGCAGGAAGGCATGGAGCAGGTGCAAGGCTATTTGCAACTGCCGGAAATTACAGCGCTGCAAAACCTCGTCGCTTGGCTGCTAGTGACGGATGGGGAACGGGTGGAAGTGGTGACGTTCGCTTAA